One genomic window of Planctomycetota bacterium includes the following:
- a CDS encoding ATP-binding cassette domain-containing protein — MIEVSSLTRTYPGVVALDRVSFRVERGEIVGFLGPNGAGKTTTMRILTGFLAPTAGAASVAGFDVVARSMEVRRRIGYLPEANPLYGEMRVEEYLRFRATIKRVPARERRRRVEEAVDRCGLRDRRSAIIAHLSKGYRQRVGLADAIVHAPEVLILDEPTQGLDPIQVREVRDLIRELGRDRTVLLSSHILSEVEKLCGRVLILNRGRLVEDGAPEEIAQRLMRTGRVRLEARGDGRALKDAVESAPGVARVLWSSKGDLHTYLVETSNGADVRPELFRRLAGGAWDVLELAYERLSLEEVFSLLTEGKEGRA; from the coding sequence ATGATCGAAGTCTCGAGTCTGACCCGGACCTATCCCGGCGTCGTCGCCCTGGACCGCGTGAGCTTCCGCGTCGAAAGGGGAGAAATCGTCGGCTTCCTGGGTCCCAACGGGGCGGGGAAGACGACCACCATGCGGATCCTCACCGGATTCCTGGCTCCGACCGCAGGCGCCGCTTCCGTGGCCGGGTTCGACGTCGTGGCGCGCTCCATGGAGGTGCGCCGGAGAATCGGATACCTTCCGGAAGCCAACCCTCTGTACGGGGAAATGCGGGTGGAGGAGTACCTCCGCTTCCGGGCCACGATCAAGCGGGTTCCGGCCCGCGAGCGCCGCCGCCGCGTCGAGGAGGCCGTCGACCGCTGCGGCCTCCGGGACCGCCGGTCCGCCATCATCGCCCATCTCTCCAAGGGCTATCGTCAGCGCGTCGGCCTGGCGGACGCCATCGTCCACGCCCCCGAGGTTCTCATCCTCGACGAGCCGACGCAGGGACTCGACCCCATCCAGGTGCGGGAGGTTCGGGACCTCATCCGCGAATTGGGGCGGGACCGGACGGTGCTTTTGTCCAGCCACATCCTCTCGGAGGTCGAAAAGCTGTGCGGGCGGGTTCTGATCCTCAACCGAGGCCGACTCGTCGAGGACGGCGCCCCTGAGGAGATCGCCCAGCGGCTGATGCGGACCGGGCGGGTGCGCCTGGAGGCGCGCGGCGACGGCCGGGCGCTCAAGGACGCCGTCGAATCGGCTCCCGGAGTGGCGCGCGTGCTCTGGTCGAGCAAGGGCGACCTGCACACGTATCTCGTCGAGACGTCCAACGGGGCGGACGTGCGTCCCGAGCTCTTCCGCCGTCTGGCCGGCGGCGCCTGGGACGTGCTGGAACTGGCCTATGAGCGTCTGTCCCTGGAGGAGGTTTTCTCCCTCCTGACCGAGGGCAAGGAGGGGCGGGCGTGA
- a CDS encoding ABC transporter permease: MSVFAALVRRELGVYFVSPMAYVILTVLLVFSGFVFVSEMGRFAAHRLPVDTAATLSVTCWVVILMSALVTMRLLAEEKARGTLEIMLTAPVTEVQFVLAKFLAALILLVYLLLPTLGYVLIASMYGQVDWGAVACGYLGILLVGAAVYSIGIFVSALSSSQVTAGIVTLVVALLLLILTIAGLALDEKSPWRRVIETVDLTANFMDFLRGVVDTSRLTYLLSVPVFFLFLTSRAVQSRRWR; encoded by the coding sequence GTGAGCGTCTTCGCGGCCCTCGTGCGCCGGGAACTGGGCGTCTACTTCGTCTCGCCCATGGCCTACGTCATCCTCACGGTTCTTCTGGTCTTTTCCGGCTTCGTCTTCGTTTCGGAGATGGGCCGCTTCGCGGCGCACCGGCTCCCGGTGGACACCGCCGCGACCCTCTCGGTGACCTGCTGGGTCGTGATCCTCATGAGCGCGCTCGTCACCATGCGGCTTCTGGCGGAGGAGAAGGCGCGGGGGACGCTCGAAATCATGCTCACCGCGCCGGTGACCGAAGTTCAGTTCGTCCTGGCCAAGTTCCTGGCGGCGCTGATCCTGCTGGTGTATCTGCTGCTTCCCACGCTGGGATACGTGCTGATCGCCTCGATGTACGGGCAGGTGGACTGGGGGGCGGTGGCCTGCGGGTATCTCGGCATCCTCCTCGTGGGCGCCGCCGTCTATTCGATCGGGATTTTCGTCTCGGCCCTGTCCTCCAGCCAGGTGACCGCCGGGATCGTGACGCTCGTCGTGGCGCTGCTTCTTCTCATCCTCACGATCGCGGGGCTCGCCCTCGACGAGAAGTCCCCCTGGCGGCGCGTGATCGAAACGGTGGATCTGACCGCGAATTTCATGGATTTCCTCCGCGGGGTCGTGGACACCTCGCGGCTGACCTACCTCCTGAGCGTGCCCGTGTTCTTCCTCTTTCTGACGTCCCGGGCGGTGCAGTCGAGGCGCTGGCGATGA